The Saccharomyces kudriavzevii IFO 1802 strain IFO1802 genome assembly, chromosome: 6 genome contains the following window.
TACTTACAAATGGGGGGTGGAGCCAATACGACGTGAACAGAGTATTCAACTAGACGCATAGAACagtatttgaaaatggGTAGTATTCGCTTGGTACATAAGCTATATCAGTACTATCAACTATCCACGAGCTTTTTGTATGCGGCGTTATTGGCAAGGTGGTTGATACTGATGCCCTTGGTGGGGTCTCGGTTCTTACCGGGAGGGATTCACGAATTCCTAATATATTTGGTTCTTTGCTCGAGCGTCGTGGAAACGCTTTGGCTGCTCAAATTTTATGGATTCAGGAATGGTTtatattcaagaacttttttgaaggacCTAAATTTTATCTACCTAGTCAGAGTGATCCATTTCTATGACGATTATGAGCACGCATTGGTTCTGAAAAATGCATCATATTCCAGTTTCATCATCTGCTTGTCTCTATCACAAGCATACTGTCATTGGTGCAAGCTTTTCAAACGTAAAGGTGTGAAGGAAAGGACATTAGTTTGGAGGGCTAATACATTTATCACGTTGCCGATTCTGTACTTGAGTGAATTCGCATTACTAATACTGAACATTCAAGTCAAAAACTATCATTCTACTCCGACCTTGGATATAATTAATAGGGCAGTTTTACTAGCATACTTCCCTATACTATTAACTGCATACAAAAAACTATTATCTAAGTAAGTTGTCGACACTCACACATtttatacatatatatatatatactcaTAAATATTTGGATAGTTCATCAGCCACTTCACTTGCAAAAGCGTCAGCTTCGCTATTGTCCTTCATAGACTTGTATTTTGATCTCGCACTTTGTAGATTCGTGATTATTTGCTCGAGTGGCATATCTCTAGGTGTCTCTTCTTTCGTCGTGGTTATCGGTTGAAGCTCACAATTCAACCAGCCATGCGTGTCTATGATTTCCTGTATTCTATAAAGTCCCAATTTCTCCCCATATTCATTATGATTAATAGTTGGTTTTGACCTAGTCCAATTTATAAATTCGACAATGTTCGTGAAAACATTGCTCCATATTTCATTCAGTTCGTCTATTTCATCTTGTGGTACTTCTTCATTAACATTGACTAGCACAATGAATGTATTTTCATGGACGGCCCCCTTGAATAGGTTCAGAAGCTCCTGCGGTTTTATTAATCTGTTGTCCAGTATTATGATTATTCCTGCCACAACATTCCTAAGTGGCTCACATTCTGGCATGATAAATTCTTCTATCCATTCCGGTAGgtctttgaagaaatctatGTAAAGGTCAACGCACGTCCTGTAGTATTTATTCCCCCAAGTTTGATCCTTTACAATGCTGGCACTAGTGGTATTACAATGGAATAAGTCTTTCAAAAGCTGCGTTTTGAAGGAGTCGTGTGAGTGGTGTGACAGCACCAGTATTTTGTTCTGTGGATAGTGATGCTCTTCCATTACAGGCTGGGTATTTCTTATTATACTATCTACCTTAGTGTCTTTTACCTTTCTCTTCTCGATGGTCCctgcatttttcttggctttCAAAATTGCGATACGAATGAGTAAACTTAAAATGTCATAAAACGTACACATATACATacacatacatacatacaaaTAGAATGGCTTAGTTTTCTGGTGATTCAGCGTAGTATTGCAAATAAGCAGCCATGGTCTTCATACCACCAACAAAATTGGAAAtatccaatttttcattgattgaGTGGGCACCATCATCACCTCTCCCCATTGGCAACAATAAAACACTAGTTTTCAAAGCGTCTTGAAACGTCAAAGTGATTGGAATCGAACCACCTTCTCTGGTGAAATCAGGATCAACACCATAGACTAATTTGGTGGCCTTTTTGGCTGCAGTAAATTGAGCATTGCATGGATCAGAAACCCAATAAGCACCGTCATGAATCAATTCGGTCTTACACTTGTTTGGAGAATTCAACGACTTGAATTTGGCATCACAATGCTTTTGAACCAAAGAGGTCAATTTCTCAGAGTCCATGTCGGGAACTGTTCTGATGGAAAACTTACCGTAGACTTTGGCTGGAATAACTGTCTTTGCACCTTGGGCGGAAAAGGCACCTTCCACACCATGGATCGACAATGAAGGGTACCTCCATCTATGCATCAAAAtatcttccttcttctcGTACAAACTTGTTTCGGAACCAGTTGCGGCGTTCAATTCTTCTACACTGAATTCGATATCCTTGTACAGGGCCTTCTCCTTCTCGGTTAAGGGAGCAACCATTTCGTCGATACCATCAACCAAAATTTTGCCCCTGGAGTCTACAAGAGAACCCAGAACCTGCATCAGATCGATCATTGGTTCAGCAACAACACCACCGAAAATACCAGAGTGTAAATCAGCACCTGGACCGTCGACAATAGTTTGGTAGTAGTTGCAACCTCTTAGACCGTAAGTCAAAACAGGCTTTTTAGTGCCTAACCAATAATTATCAGAAATGCAAACAGCGTCCacatttttgaagtaaCCGTTGGCCTCTTTTTCGATCAGTTTATCTAACTTTAAAGAACCACTTTCTTCCATACCCTCGAAACATGTGACCAAGTTAACAGGAAATTCCTGCCCGGATGCCTTGAATGCGTCCACAACGTTAATCCAAGACAGCAGCGGACCCGTGTCGTCAGTGACGCCTCTACCCTTCATAATACCTTTAGCCTCATCAATGATCAGCTTGAAAGGCTCGGTATCCCAACCGTCCTCCAATTGGGCAGGCTGAACGTCATAATGGCCATATACCAAGACGGTCTTTTTTGAAGGGTCGCTACCAAACCTAGATAAGATCACAGGTGGCAGAGACAAGTTAGGTGTAGAGATTGGTGGAGGCTGAACGCCCAAGTCCACCATCTTAATGTCATGAAACCCCGATTGGGACAATTGCTCGGAGATAAATTTAGCCTTGTCAAAAACCTTAGGCCTTAGTGATTCGTCAGAGGAAACAGCGGGGATTTGAATAGCCTTGGTCAACCTGCTGAAGAATTGAGGCTTCAAGGCGTCGatcttttggaaaactGAAGTGAGCGAGTGAGACATGCTTGCGAATAATGCTCTGGAGCAAGTGAGCTAACGATGGAAAAAGGTTGTTTAGTTATcgataagaagaaagggTTACTGTTATACtgtaacttttttttgacacATTATTTCCAAGCCGTTTCGAATGACGAATATAAGGGATTTTGGTAAAATAGAAAGTGAGTAGCATTGGCCAATTAAGAAGATTACGAATAGTCGtgtttgaaaagaatcaCTTGGCTGTAATAGTCAGGGGAGTTGCTTGCAGAGTATACCTTGGGCTTGACAATATCTCGAGGATGCCCAATTGATTCCTTGGTTTTTGTTTAACGTTCGGAAGGATACTTGACGTAGTAATTCAAGGATCACGAACTGGTCTTGTCAGCAGGGCCATTATACTGGGATCGCCCTTTCTTTTAACATGTTACACTTGACCGTAATGCTTGCTTTCCAAAGTTCTTGTGGTGGAAGGAGGTAGAATCCATTCGCTTTATCAAGCTGTTTTTTCAATCGACtataattgaaaaaccaAGTACTATTATAAGCAAGGATACTGTAGAAGCAAGGCAACAAGGATAACACACGACATGGCCAATCAGGTACGTTCAACAGAGTTCTGTTTTCAAGCTCAATAATCATCTTTTATTAACACTCTCCCCTCATATTCCGAAGAACTCTGATCTTTATAAGCAAATCACTGCAGGCAGTGTTGCTGCTGTGTTCCAAACAACAATGACATATCCCTTTGAGTACTTGAAGACCGGCTTACAACTGCAGCCCAAGGGTACCGCTTTTGAGATTATTTTGCCCCAGACCAAGTCTTATTTCGTGGGGTGCTCCGCTCTGAACCTGGCAGCATTTGGTAAGACCATATTAAGGTTCATAACTTTTGACAAGCTATGCCACTCTCTGAATAACAACGTTGACAACAATGATAACTTCCAGAGACTGACGGGTCCGAACCTGCTGGTTGCCGGTACATTGACAGGTATAGCGGAGagtttatttattattccttttgaaaacatAAAGACCACTATGATTCAATCAGCAATGGTCGATTATGAAAAGTTGGAGAAGGCCCAGCCCCAAACTGGCGTAAAGCCCACTTTCCATAAACCGACCATCAAGGCAGCCCATGTGGGTCGTGTGGAAAAGCTGTTTCCCACAGTGAAACACATGTATAGAACAAGAGGCCTTTCAGCGTTCGTCCAGGGAACAACCCCCACTATATTCAGGCAAATAGCTAATACTTCTATTCAATTTACTGCGTACACAGCATTCAAACGGCTTCTACAAGGAAGAAACGATAATACGTCGTTCGCAATAACGGGGCTAGCCACGTCCTTTACACTTGTGGCAATGACTCAACCCATTGATGTCGTAAAGACAAGAATGATGAGTCAGAATGCCAAGACCGAATACAAGAATACATTAAACTGTATGTATAGAATATTTGTCCAAGAGGGCATGGCCACGTTCTGGAGAGGCTCCATTTTCAGATTTATGAAAGTTGGTATCTCTGGAGGGTTAACGTTCGCTGTTTATGAACAAGTCAGTTTGTTACTTGGCTTCTCCTCTAGGTCTTGATACTGTACGGACCCCCTTTGTACATATAAGCCCCCCCTATATGATTATTCTTTTAACTGTATTCCTTAAAATAAGTAAGTTTCAAGCCTCGATTGGAGTTCCAAGGGAAGCAATTCGTGTACGAGCTCGAACATATCATCGACATCTTGAATAATTCCCATATCAATGAACGAATCTACAAGATCTTGCTTTTGCAATGTGCCAAttctttgtttcaaaaagtCCATGATGTTCAAAGACTCTTCCTGTAAGGTGGACCACGTTTGCTTTGGTAATATtatgtcattttcattcaaaaattgccTTGTTAAATGCTTCAAGTCCATTGTTTGTAGCGGTTTTACAGAGGCATGCCTGACCACAGGAACATTTGAATGTACAGGGTCGTTTTCCATAGCATGCAAGTCCTCGTCATTGACATTCACTAAtgaatattcttcttcttcttcttcttcttcttctcctgTGTCCGCCAATGAGGGATCAGACAGTTGTTCTTCTCGTTGCGTTGTGACAATTGGCTCGGGTCCATATATCGATGACTCATCGGTCTCATTCCTTTCACGACTTGGTGATGCGTCCAAAACCTCCATGGAGATATCGTTAGCACTCTCTGAAGGTTGTACTATAGATTTGCCCTCTTCTTCGGCCATTGGAGCATCTTGTATAACGATGGGGTCGACTTTCCTGCTTTTCATGCCTTTATCTCTCTCTTGCAATTGTGCAAAAACGGTCTGTGATAATGAAGTGTAACCAGACTTTGTTTCATCGTTAATCGTACTATCTGTAGTTTTGCCACCACTATCCTGAAGAAAGTCATCTTCCTCTATTCGGTTCTCCTCGTACGTTAGTTCATCGATCAGGTTCCGTGCTCGAGTCTCGTTAGCATTTGTATCGTCACCTTGCGATTTGCGTGCTAGTACCTGACTTAAATCATGCAAAAAACTTCGTACTTCGCTAGGGTCTTTATTGAGAATATCATGAGACTTGACAGATGTAGATAACAGCTTTCTATAACCTGGCGTGCTCCTGATCAGTATCTCGTCCTTTAGGCGCTGCTCTTCAAGGGCTCTCTCTCGGAAAGGGGTTCTGATCTCTGACACTTCTGCATCTTCGCTTTCTCCAGCGGTCTTCCTTGGGGTGCTCATTACTTTCTTTCTGTTTGGTTACCAAACGTCTTATTTGCCATGAGTGAGTACGCGTGGTTTAATGATCTTATTTAAAATATGTAAATacaaaaacaagaacaaatcAGCTAGCATTTTAATGGGCGagtttcaatgaaaaatcgATTACGGATGTGCCTTGATGAATACTGCTAGTGCTGTAAATGTCAATGTCATCGCACAAATATTCTTCCAGATTGTCCAACTTCAAGCCACCACTGCACTCCAAGAGGAAATGCTTTTTTCCGTTCCATTTGGTCCTCAAACTTTGAGCACACTTTTTCAGACCATCCCCTTGGAAGTTATCCAACATGATGACATCTGCACCAGCCTCAATGGCCTCCGTGGCTTCATCCTCACTCAAACACTCCACTTCAATCTTCACAGCAAACCCACATACAGACCTGGCATTCTTCACTGCTTTTGTGATAGAACCAGTGGCCCAAATGTGGTTATCCTTGAGCATGACCATAGAGGAAAGGTCGTACCTGTGAGTGTCGCATCCACCTACAAGCATGGAATACTTTTCCAATCTACGTAATCCCGGTGTAGTCTTTCTTGTCCCCGCAATAATTCCCTTATAACCGGTGGAGCGTGCCAAACTAACGATCTTATGTGAGGCTGTGGCGATCCCACTACTTCTACTGAGGACATTCAAGGCAGTCCTTTCAGCTAATAGGAGGTTTTTGGCAGGTCCAGTAACCGTGGCAACAACAAGCTTGCCGGAGTCATTCTTCGAAGGTTCCAAGAAAGAACCCTCCTTGAACGACCACTCAACTTGCAATTCGCATTGATTAAAGACTTCCTGGGCAAAGGGAACGCCACATAGGATACCATCTTGCTTACAGTACAAATTGGCCTCCTTCAAATCGGAACCAACAACGAAACcaccaaaatcaaaagaggGAACGTCTTCACTGAGCCAATTGGTGACGTCTTGTCTCCATGCTCCATTAACTGGCAATAAGTGTTCATAGACaggcatttttttccgGTGCGTTCTTTCTCAatctttcctcttttgttGGGATTCAAGTGGTGTCTTTAATTTTCGAATTTATGGCCTAAAATACTTAAAACTGCGGTAGAAAGCATACAAAACAAGAGCTATCCAATCAGCTGGCGTCAACACCAAATGCAAATAGAGTGGAGCGCAATACCACTCTGTTGGCGACCAAGGttatatatttttacatAATGGGCTCATGTCCTGCGGTCTTTACTGCTGCGCACCTGAGTCCACAAGCAGCTGCGACACAGGACCCAGcatattcttgaaatcgTAGCGACAATCAGCAAGAAGTCTCTCTGTTGTTTCAAAAGTCTATAAAGCAGTGGCTAAAACCCCGGCAGATGATGAGTTGAATGTTAATGTGTTTATAAGAATTGGGTACGAAGACGAAGCTATTGCTATTCAATAGTTGATGTCCCAAATTTTTGAGCTGTCATTGCAACTATATTACTAACCGTCGATACTAGCAAATTAAAAAAACAGTTAGAGTCGACACATCAAACTTCTCGAAGAGCTCCTGCTCACAGATGTATTCCCCGTGCTATAGACTACTTCGGAAGAGCAGCGAAGTTAGATGTGGTCTATGGGGTCTGAATTCCCTCTTTAAAATTGAACCATGCGCCCGAAAAAGGAAtaaaaagatgaaagagTTTCCTGGCTTGCGcaaaaaacttttcaagtGCCTGCCCACTTGTCTTGGTGCATCTACgatattgaaagaaataactGTCTCTTAATTATTAATTATTAATACTCTTAACTTGTTTTTTCACATTGGGACTACTAGAGAAAAAGCGACAACTTGCAATAAATGTGGCTGGAAAAAcctacaagaaaaaaaaaagtccaCTTAGAAACAAGATTATTTCGATTGAAGAGTCGGATGCTGATTTACATATGAATTAAAGTAAAGGGGACTCATTCAAGATATTAGTATGAGTTATAAGGCTAATCAACCATCTCCTGGGGAGATGCCTAAAAGGTCACCTTCTATCCTGGTGACAGATGCAAGAACATcgaagaagaggatgagTGCACCTTTTGCCGGCCATGCTGCTGGCAGCAGAAAGACCATGGAGAACAAAGACCTTGCGAGGTCTCAAGGCGCTCGCTCTTCCAATATCGGGCCTTCTCCACTGCTGAATCAACCTCATCCGAGAAGGCGATCGTCTGGTAGGTTTAGCGATATTTCCATTGATAACATCCTCTCTGATAATTCAGGTATTCCCTCCGCCAGAAGGGAGGAAAGACTCTCCAGCTCCTCAAGCGATAGGCCCCGTCATTATGAGCGTTTGAATTCCCATAGAAAAATGATCAATCCCTTACCTCCAAGAACATCGAAGACGTCACAAAAGTTGGTTTTAATAcctgaagatgatgacCTGAACCACTTTAAAACAATGCCAACAAAAGCATTGGATAGACAGAGGCCGAAGGTCGGTTCCATGAGAACGAACTCTTTTGATAGGCTACCTCGGCACTCGAGAGAGAAATCTATGGCAAGAATCACCGCATATAACGTTGCGGACGGATTTAATCTGAATCATTTGTACAAATTCCTGCAGGATACTCACGAGGTCTCACCAAGATTATATGATGAATGTTTATATGTGGCGTACACCTTACCACTACTGCCAGGTAAAGGCGGTTTCAgaataaaatcaaacatATCGAAGAAAACAGTGGGTGGTAAGACATTAATCGATAATTTAATAGACACAAGTGAACAAAGAGATCACCATTATGAATACTATTCGGGAGTCGAGACCGTAGAAGACGCGAATAATAATTATGAGTTAGAAACCAACGGAGGTAACAATACCACGAATCAAGACACCACGATAGTCCCTGACCATTTGCCCAATCCAGTTGGCCAACAGGACTCTTTCAATCCTATGGAGCCACAATTTTTTGCAGAAGAGACTCCATCAGAAATAGAGAATCGAGAAAGAACTGAAAGAATCAAcatgttgaaaaaagaggagAATGACGCCGATGGTAATGATAAAGGTGGTAACAACGATGATAGTGAGATTGAAACTTGTGCGGCTGAAGATGTAGACCAGTATGCACCATCGTCTCGCTCATCAGCGTCATCGGCATCATCGGCATCCACGCCATCGCCTCCATCTTCATCACGGAAGGGTTTCAATCGCGCATACGAAATGCGTAAGGACAACGAACATGAAGGCAATGATAGACATGCagaaattttcatctttcaCTATGGCGTTATCGTCTTTTGGAACTTCACTGAAattcaagagaagaatataCTTGGTGATATAACATTTGCGGACTATAGGAACTTAACGATTCGACCATTGGATGAACAAGATATCGAAACTGAACAGTTTCATTTCGAATATGACAGGGATACCGAGAGGCCGagaattttcaatgatATTGTCACATTGCGTTCAGGAGACCATATTATCGAATTGACATTATCACATGCTATCGCACagtcttcaaaattatcGAGATTCGAATCCAGAATTTCACCAATCTTGATATCGGTTACCAAATTACCAAAAAGATTGGCACTGTACGGTACCCTCGGGTTAAAAAGGGAAcagcttttgaaaaaatcaggGAAGCTTTTCAAGTTAAGAGTGGATGTGAACCTTTCATCCACCATATTGGATACAcctgaatttttttggtcgTTCGAACCAAGTTTGCATCCACTTTACGTGGCAATGAGGGAGTATTTGGAAATCGATCAAAGAGTACAGGTATTAAATGATCGTTGTAAAGTTTTTTTGGAGTTCTTTGACATCTGCGTCGATTCCGTCGCTGAAAGAAACATGGCTCGCGTTACATGGTGGTTTATCCTTGTCATTTTATTTGGAGTCATATTTTCATTAACAGAAATTTGCGTGCGCTATGTAATTATACATCGTCATACCACTACATAGATATTCATACACACCGGCAGATAGCATTGAACCAGTTAATAgtattttattattgacGTCCTGAGCAATACTGATTTCACCACTGATATAATTCTTGGTCACGTGCAAATTAAGGCGTTTGTTTGATTGGTTCCCTCCACCATAGGAATTGAAAGTACAATAATATGATTAACAACTCAGATATCCAAACGCTTCCCTCGtatcaacaaaaataaaagaaaagaagtgTGAAGAATAAACTTTCAGCCAAATTGCAGTGTTTCGGTAATCcttaaagttttttttcactttcagCCACATTGAACTCTTTAAAGCAAACCATTAAGGAATACTTCCCCAGGTTTTTAACCGATagcaaaagcaaaataGAAGCACAAGATAAAAAGGAGATGATCGCTACACCTATAAGATTAGCGAAGAGTGCGTATGAACCGATGATCAAATTTGTCGGTACAAGACATCCCTTCGTGAAACACGCTTCTGAAGTCATTGTTCATCCATGCGCCACCAACGGTGTGCTACCTGGCAGCAGGGAGTGTATACCAGCTGGCGTATTCATGGAAAACTATAAACCATTCCGCGTAGTGCCAATAAAACATGGTGCTAAGATTGGTCACAGCGCTTCGAAGACCTCCCCGTTTGTGAACAGGCCATTGGGTAAAGATGAGCTTAGCTCCATTTTCGAACTGCCTGCCAGGTTCCAGTATAAGCCCATTAATGAGAAGGAACTGGAAAGCATAAATAGCGGTGGAGCATGGTGAAAGATAGAGGCAGTaatattttaatttttttggttagTTTATGGTTTCTTTACACATACTGTTATATCTATGTAAATACGTAGGTACGTAAAAGGAGAAAGAGTGGTGATATtatgaattggaaaaaaatgagttTTTGATGAAGGCACTGGCGAGCactctcaaaatttttgagtACCGTAGCCCTTAATATCCTTGGCAAAGTCCCATTTCATGTTTTCGActtgtaaatttttcttgaaagtcAGACCTGTCTCCTTGTCAATTATAGCTAACGAGAAGCTTCTCGAAGAACGTGCGTCTCTATAATAAAGAACTCTCATCGCGTTGACCATGGCTTCTTCAGCGGTTTGCACGGTGGTCTTCGGGATATCAGATTCTCGGTCTACAACTTTTCTTAACAGTGGATTTGCCATGTGTGCCCCGAACCCCGTGGCCAAAGTAGGGGAAGAATATGTAACACCTAGTAGGTTAACATATCTTAGGAATTGCTCACCATTAGATTGTACACCGGCGACAATAATGGCATTCCAAAGTGGGTTCATTTTTGATCTTCGCTGATACATTACAGTAGCTAAGTATTCGAAGACATAGCTGGGTTCAAGTGCCTCTTCGGTGTCTGCTAAAGGATTGTCGTATGCATTTTCAGTGACTAAATCTTCCAACAGCTTTTCAATGTGTTGCATATCAGAGATATCGCCGGAGATACCCACAACAGTGTTCTCCCCCACGGGAATAAGCCTTTCCACGCCACTGAACCTTAAAAGAGACCCATAAGAACCTAGATTGTCTGCTGCAATAATAACTCCATTGTTGTACTTCATCGATATGACGGAAGTACCTGTTACTATCGGTTGTTGAGTGTTAGCTATGGGAGAGGCGCCTGCGTTGGCAATTTGTGTATTGTAAGCACCATAAGTGGAATCTGCGGGCCTACCCCAACTAAAAGGATCGTGATTCATAGTGTCGGTtgtgttgttgttgataaagGTCGGTGGCTTAGGCTACTTTCCCCCTTCCTCTACTGGTGACACTCCATTGAATATTCTTGTATTTAAGGTggcaaattcaaaatgtAAGAAGCTAGGAAATCTTAGGCTAAAAGGAAGAACGGGTAACACTGAATCTacgataataataaaatgagaaaataaaagtagCACATCCTCCACGTAAGAAGAAATATCTCAATAATTTATATTTATTCAATCGTGTATATAAGGTGGGTTTTTATATGTGAAGGCAATGTACTATTGGACAAGGTATTCGTCCGACTTCAAAGAGGCAATGACGTCGTAAGGCATCTCTTGGTCGTGGTCAGTAGCCATGACGACAGAATCGATGGCCATGCCGGTGAAGCTCCTTGCAGACTTTTCTCTGTTAGATTCTTGGAAGGAAACGGTCATTGGGTACAGGGCATCCTCGAATGGAGCTTCAATGGTGAAGGCCAGAGCACCTGAGTCGTTGGCGCCGATTCTGTTGACCTTGACAGAAGTTCCTGTTTCTTGATCCATGTTGATGACTTCGGCGTCAGGGCATGTGGAAGACTCTGTATTTATCTCGACTGGTTCTTGAGGGAACACAGGAACCGTAAAGATCACATCAGTAAGCTCCGTTTCCAAGACGTTCTCGTATTCGATGATGACATCGAAGCCCTGCTGAGATTCGGAGGGCGAAAGCCAAGTGGTAAGAGTTAATGGAACCAATGAGTCGTCTTCTGCGGGAGCAATCTTACGCCATCTGAGAACACCCAGGCTTTGGTCGTTGGCCGGGAAGGCCTTGGATTTGTCACGTAGGGAAATCAGTTTACTGGATAGGAACGACTGTTTGTCTATGTTAGGATGGGTCTTAAATTGGAAGGATCTATCACGAACGTCGATAGATTCGGCCAGTTTTAGATTCGAGTGGGACAAGTCATGGTCATTAATTCTTAATTCCAAGACACCTTTCAATTCTGAGGAATGAATGGTACCGTCTCTGGAGAACTCCGCGCTTATTACTTCCTTGATGGAAATCAAGATACCATTGTTCTCTGGAACGTCCTCCTCTGGGGAAGGAGGTGTGACAGAAGAGGCGGAAGAAACTGCACTTGGGCGTAACGCGGCACCGGATCTCCTTCCTGCACTGCCGCCTAACTTCATACCGCCAATGGAGGAAGGTCCTGCGCGGTGGGGTGCAACCACTGGAGAGGCCACTGGGGCCGTTTCAGCAGCAGCGGAATGGGCGCTTTGTAAATAGGATTGTTGTGCTGCCGGAGAAGCGTGGGAATAGTAGCTGTTGATGGCGTTTGTGACGTTTGGATCCTTGCTGGCCATAAACCTGCTGGCACCATCGTAATCGCCGTTTGAGGACGTAAATCCGTGTTTTCTTTCGTGCTCTTTTCTCGCAATCTCCTTAGCACGACGCTTCCTTTCTTCAGTAGCCTCGATCTCTTTATTACGCTCGATGATTTCTTGGATCCTTTCTTCGTGCGACTCCATAGACAAATAGGTTTGCACCTGGGTGAAAGATAGGTTCTCCTTGTATCCACCCATCGACACGATTTCGTCGAACGAGGACAAAATCTCAAAGGCA
Protein-coding sequences here:
- the PRE4 gene encoding proteasome core particle subunit beta 7 (similar to Saccharomyces cerevisiae PRE4 (YFR050C); ancestral locus Anc_3.574), with the protein product MNHDPFSWGRPADSTYGAYNTQIANAGASPIANTQQPIVTGTSVISMKYNNGVIIAADNLGSYGSLLRFSGVERLIPVGENTVVGISGDISDMQHIEKLLEDLVTENAYDNPLADTEEALEPSYVFEYLATVMYQRRSKMNPLWNAIIVAGVQSNGEQFLRYVNLLGVTYSSPTLATGFGAHMANPLLRKVVDRESDIPKTTVQTAEEAMVNAMRVLYYRDARSSRSFSLAIIDKETGLTFKKNLQVENMKWDFAKDIKGYGTQKF
- the KGD4 gene encoding alpha-ketoglutarate dehydrogenase subunit KGD4 (similar to Saccharomyces cerevisiae YMR31 (YFR049W); ancestral locus Anc_3.572); the encoded protein is MIATPIRLAKSAYEPMIKFVGTRHPFVKHASEVIVHPCATNGVLPGSRECIPAGVFMENYKPFRVVPIKHGAKIGHSASKTSPFVNRPLGKDELSSIFELPARFQYKPINEKELESINSGGAW
- the RET2 gene encoding coatomer subunit delta (similar to Saccharomyces cerevisiae RET2 (YFR051C); ancestral locus Anc_3.575): MVVLAASITTRQGKPLLSRQFKDLSKDRVLELLSNFQNLVSEISSDHTFVEDKHVRYVYRPFDNYYIILITNRQSNIIKDLATLNLFSQTINSYLSSFQDQEIFHNAFEILSSFDEIVSMGGYKENLSFTQVQTYLSMESHEERIQEIIERNKEIEATEERKRRAKEIARKEHERKHGFTSSNGDYDGASRFMASKDPNVTNAINSYYSHASPAAQQSYLQSAHSAAAETAPVASPVVAPHRAGPSSIGGMKLGGSAGRRSGAALRPSAVSSASSVTPPSPEEDVPENNGILISIKEVISAEFSRDGTIHSSELKGVLELRINDHDLSHSNLKLAESIDVRDRSFQFKTHPNIDKQSFLSSKLISLRDKSKAFPANDQSLGVLRWRKIAPAEDDSLVPLTLTTWLSPSESQQGFDVIIEYENVLETELTDVIFTVPVFPQEPVEINTESSTCPDAEVINMDQETGTSVKVNRIGANDSGALAFTIEAPFEDALYPMTVSFQESNREKSARSFTGMAIDSVVMATDHDQEMPYDVIASLKSDEYLVQ
- the RMD8 gene encoding Rmd8p (similar to Saccharomyces cerevisiae RMD8 (YFR048W); ancestral locus Anc_3.568), whose amino-acid sequence is MSYKANQPSPGEMPKRSPSILVTDARTSKKRMSAPFAGHAAGSRKTMENKDLARSQGARSSNIGPSPLLNQPHPRRRSSGRFSDISIDNILSDNSGIPSARREERLSSSSSDRPRHYERLNSHRKMINPLPPRTSKTSQKLVLIPEDDDLNHFKTMPTKALDRQRPKVGSMRTNSFDRLPRHSREKSMARITAYNVADGFNLNHLYKFLQDTHEVSPRLYDECLYVAYTLPLLPGKGGFRIKSNISKKTVGGKTLIDNLIDTSEQRDHHYEYYSGVETVEDANNNYELETNGGNNTTNQDTTIVPDHLPNPVGQQDSFNPMEPQFFAEETPSEIENRERTERINMLKKEENDADGNDKGGNNDDSEIETCAAEDVDQYAPSSRSSASSASSASTPSPPSSSRKGFNRAYEMRKDNEHEGNDRHAEIFIFHYGVIVFWNFTEIQEKNILGDITFADYRNLTIRPLDEQDIETEQFHFEYDRDTERPRIFNDIVTLRSGDHIIELTLSHAIAQSSKLSRFESRISPILISVTKLPKRLALYGTLGLKREQLLKKSGKLFKLRVDVNLSSTILDTPEFFWSFEPSLHPLYVAMREYLEIDQRVQVLNDRCKVFLEFFDICVDSVAERNMARVTWWFILVILFGVIFSLTEICVRYVIIHRHTTT